The Streptomyces spororaveus genome includes a region encoding these proteins:
- a CDS encoding TetR/AcrR family transcriptional regulator, translating to MTKAERAIETRERILTAACEVIADIGFENVSMRKVAEHAGVSKALLHYHFDTREKLFAEAMTHSFAQTGTDTEGVPDSVPSSVVLARILRSMLPTDAELRQDWKLWQELWVRAQRDTAARHLAVDLYDQLHAWVGGAVERGIRSGEFTDCDVAALGTLVLALCDGLGIRLMLDDPRVDLAAARSTIWRAIAPALGIAPEFPDV from the coding sequence GTGACCAAGGCCGAGCGCGCAATCGAGACGCGTGAGCGAATCCTCACGGCCGCCTGCGAGGTGATCGCCGACATCGGCTTCGAGAACGTCAGCATGCGCAAGGTCGCCGAGCACGCCGGGGTGTCGAAGGCCCTGCTGCACTACCACTTCGACACGCGCGAGAAGCTCTTCGCCGAGGCGATGACGCATTCCTTCGCGCAGACCGGTACGGACACCGAGGGAGTCCCCGACTCGGTGCCCTCCTCCGTCGTCCTGGCCCGCATCCTGCGCAGCATGCTCCCGACGGACGCGGAACTGCGCCAGGACTGGAAGCTCTGGCAGGAGTTGTGGGTGCGGGCCCAGCGCGACACGGCGGCCCGGCACTTGGCCGTCGACCTGTACGACCAACTGCACGCGTGGGTCGGCGGGGCCGTGGAACGGGGCATCCGCTCCGGGGAGTTCACCGACTGCGACGTCGCCGCGCTCGGCACCCTCGTACTGGCCCTGTGCGACGGCCTCGGCATCCGGCTGATGCTCGACGACCCCCGGGTGGACCTCGCGGCGGCCCGGTCGACGATCTGGCGGGCCATCGCACCCGCGCTGGGCATCGCCCCGGAGTTCCCGGACGTCTGA
- a CDS encoding N-acyl homoserine lactonase family protein yields the protein MTARLRVTTLDAGPFTMPKSDLVYGATGMVTVPSTVAVIEHATHGPVLFDTGVNHRVADPEQAEAHWGPGLRAAYGAEGFTRAHAVDAQLERLGYRLTDVRYVLYSHLHLDHAGGMTYFPHAVHVAQRDELRHAWWPDRWTARGYAFDDYAGSRNYDFLELGGDIDLFQDGTLRLVRTAGHTPGHQGLVLDLDHHGRIALMGDAAHLQQGLDHNVPMLSDWNTEEKMLTHGRLRALSRAGIRVFLSHDPDHFAALPHDGEFWD from the coding sequence GTGACCGCGAGACTACGGGTGACGACACTGGACGCCGGGCCCTTCACCATGCCGAAGAGCGACCTCGTGTACGGCGCGACCGGCATGGTCACCGTCCCCTCCACGGTCGCCGTCATCGAGCACGCCACGCACGGACCGGTCCTCTTCGACACGGGGGTCAACCACCGCGTGGCGGACCCCGAGCAGGCCGAGGCCCACTGGGGTCCGGGCCTGCGGGCGGCCTACGGCGCCGAGGGGTTCACCCGGGCGCACGCCGTCGACGCCCAGCTGGAGCGCCTCGGGTACCGGCTCACCGACGTCAGGTACGTCCTCTACTCCCACCTGCACCTCGACCACGCGGGAGGGATGACCTACTTCCCGCACGCCGTGCATGTGGCCCAGCGCGACGAACTGCGCCATGCCTGGTGGCCGGACCGCTGGACGGCCCGGGGCTACGCCTTCGACGACTACGCGGGCAGCCGGAACTACGACTTCCTCGAACTGGGCGGTGACATCGACCTGTTCCAGGACGGCACGCTCAGGCTCGTGCGCACCGCGGGCCACACACCCGGCCACCAGGGCCTCGTCCTGGACCTCGACCACCACGGACGGATCGCCCTCATGGGCGACGCCGCGCACCTCCAGCAGGGGCTGGACCACAACGTGCCCATGCTCAGCGACTGGAACACCGAGGAGAAGATGCTGACCCACGGGCGCCTGCGCGCGCTGTCCCGGGCCGGCATCCGGGTCTTCCTCTCCCACGATCCGGACCACTTCGCCGCACTCCCGCACGACGGCGAGTTCTGGGACTGA
- a CDS encoding DUF5954 family protein translates to MDRGDLRPRGSRPVVVRVPVEPVEAAVEADALDAAARAGDVVVRGPLFGVAAQSPEDGPRWRVVLEVTAGCPQQARDALNSRLWFHAKDEAKDRAERRALLAAVARLERERVDDLVVCGTRYRVVRAEEYAVSGPGGMEAPRPTDPEPLVPDWDRAVGEPGIDEELVVDPDAPVTPTQAFEQLALRGLCYTGDRFPEEVRADSRQALDTHPDVLVMPPTFSVVERTADGWRPVSGPHATPHAARKSLDFALTWMWPRMRGHIPQDADPRTDARTWAAADGGRSADLRAAKLAAYAGAADTLRTGRVNRLEFQDVLYQIVRTRRLLRWGPDGPEGPRPSDVNSQDPARIHLTLDEDGRVLPDE, encoded by the coding sequence ATGGACCGTGGGGACTTGAGGCCGCGCGGGTCGCGGCCGGTGGTGGTGCGGGTGCCGGTGGAACCGGTGGAAGCCGCAGTGGAAGCCGATGCGCTCGACGCCGCGGCGCGTGCGGGCGATGTGGTGGTGCGCGGACCGCTGTTCGGGGTGGCGGCGCAGTCCCCCGAGGACGGGCCGCGCTGGCGGGTGGTGCTCGAAGTGACGGCCGGCTGCCCGCAGCAGGCGCGCGACGCGCTGAACTCGCGGCTGTGGTTCCACGCGAAGGACGAGGCGAAGGACCGGGCGGAGCGGCGCGCGCTCCTGGCGGCGGTCGCCCGGCTGGAGCGCGAGCGGGTCGACGACCTCGTCGTGTGCGGGACCCGGTACCGGGTGGTGCGCGCCGAGGAGTACGCGGTGTCGGGCCCGGGCGGGATGGAGGCGCCGCGCCCGACCGACCCGGAGCCCCTCGTGCCCGACTGGGACCGGGCCGTCGGGGAGCCCGGGATCGATGAGGAGCTGGTCGTGGATCCGGATGCTCCGGTCACCCCTACACAGGCGTTCGAGCAGCTGGCGCTGCGCGGCCTGTGCTACACGGGCGACCGGTTCCCCGAGGAGGTGCGGGCCGACTCCCGGCAGGCCCTGGACACCCACCCCGACGTGCTGGTGATGCCGCCGACCTTCTCGGTCGTGGAGCGGACCGCCGACGGATGGCGGCCGGTCAGCGGCCCGCACGCGACCCCGCACGCCGCCCGCAAGTCGCTGGACTTCGCGCTGACCTGGATGTGGCCGCGGATGCGCGGTCACATCCCGCAGGACGCCGACCCGCGCACGGACGCCCGTACGTGGGCGGCCGCGGACGGCGGGAGGTCCGCCGACCTGCGGGCCGCGAAGCTCGCGGCGTACGCCGGTGCCGCGGACACGCTCCGGACCGGCCGGGTCAACCGGCTGGAGTTCCAGGACGTGCTGTACCAGATCGTCCGCACCCGCCGCCTGCTGCGCTGGGGGCCCGACGGGCCGGAGGGTCCGCGGCCGTCCGACGTCAACAGCCAGGACCCCGCACGCATCCACCTCACGCTGGACGAGGACGGCCGCGTCCTCCCCGACGAGTGA
- a CDS encoding VOC family protein: MNWTLEVVPVPVTDMDRAKSFYADKVGFGVDLDDEVSPGVRIIQMTPPGSRCSIAMLQGMPTAPDGRVMAPGTLQGLQLCVTDIEAAREELVARGVDVSPVRNLGASGWQEGKGGTWNSFITFDDPDGNGWIVQEAPSELSER, encoded by the coding sequence GTGAACTGGACGCTCGAAGTCGTCCCCGTCCCTGTCACCGACATGGATCGCGCGAAGAGTTTCTACGCCGACAAGGTGGGCTTCGGCGTCGACCTCGACGACGAGGTCTCGCCCGGGGTGCGCATCATCCAGATGACGCCGCCCGGTTCCCGGTGCTCCATCGCCATGCTCCAGGGGATGCCCACGGCACCGGACGGCCGGGTCATGGCACCCGGCACCCTGCAGGGCCTCCAGCTGTGCGTCACGGACATCGAGGCGGCCCGCGAGGAACTGGTGGCCCGGGGCGTGGACGTGTCGCCCGTCCGGAACCTCGGCGCGTCGGGCTGGCAGGAGGGCAAGGGCGGAACCTGGAACTCCTTCATCACCTTCGACGACCCCGACGGCAATGGCTGGATCGTCCAGGAGGCGCCTTCGGAGCTGTCCGAGCGCTGA
- a CDS encoding LCP family protein, producing MTLLTALSCGSFVGSQAVSAASASAGGGGRGTNILVVGIDSRAGLSAAEKRRLHVGGKGCNCTDVMMLVHLSRNRQRASIVSIPRDSYVEYAGTTAGAPARKGKINSAFALGGGPLTVATVEKATGLRIDHYLQTDFTGFERTVNNLGGATVCTDTPLKDENSGLDIGAGRHLADGNRALRYVRARHVNLRPGDLGRVRRQQRVVNDLLARLTAEGALAGPISTARTVRTLLKTVRTDARTGLDDLVRIGWALGHLRSDRTEFATVPIRLFDHRVPGVGSTLVWDEARSAALWDALGADRPITGDTRIQPVAENPAPTDPARFTVHVDDADVAAALRGNGFVVTDTSAAAPPARPAGPPVVRYAPGQEENAATVAAALPGARLRSDPELDGFVEVAVGSRPVQVKAVTFDRNVADGAPVTAERLRCAEAPVAAGAARPGSAVPPSGRR from the coding sequence GTGACCCTGCTGACCGCCCTCTCCTGCGGTTCCTTCGTGGGCTCGCAGGCCGTCTCGGCCGCGAGCGCGTCGGCGGGCGGCGGCGGCCGGGGTACCAACATCCTGGTCGTCGGCATCGACAGCCGCGCCGGGCTCTCCGCCGCCGAGAAGCGGCGGCTCCACGTGGGCGGCAAGGGGTGCAACTGCACCGACGTGATGATGCTCGTCCACCTGTCCCGGAACCGGCAGCGCGCGAGCATCGTCTCCATCCCCCGCGACTCGTACGTCGAGTACGCGGGCACCACCGCCGGCGCCCCGGCACGCAAGGGCAAGATCAACAGTGCGTTCGCGCTCGGCGGCGGCCCGCTCACCGTGGCCACCGTGGAGAAGGCCACCGGCCTCCGCATCGACCACTACCTGCAGACCGATTTCACGGGCTTCGAGCGGACGGTGAACAACCTCGGCGGTGCCACCGTGTGCACCGACACGCCGCTCAAGGACGAGAACTCCGGGCTCGACATCGGCGCGGGCCGCCATCTCGCCGACGGAAACCGGGCTCTGCGCTACGTCCGGGCCCGGCACGTCAACCTCCGCCCCGGCGACCTGGGCCGGGTCCGCCGCCAGCAGCGCGTGGTCAACGACCTGCTGGCCCGGCTCACCGCGGAGGGCGCACTGGCCGGCCCGATCAGCACGGCGCGGACCGTGCGCACCCTGCTGAAGACCGTACGCACCGACGCACGGACCGGCCTGGACGACCTGGTGCGTATCGGCTGGGCCCTCGGCCACCTCCGCTCGGACCGGACGGAGTTCGCGACCGTCCCCATCCGGCTCTTCGACCACCGCGTACCCGGAGTGGGCTCCACCCTGGTGTGGGACGAGGCCCGCTCGGCCGCACTGTGGGACGCGCTCGGCGCGGACCGCCCGATCACGGGCGACACCCGAATCCAGCCCGTCGCGGAGAACCCGGCCCCGACCGACCCGGCCCGGTTCACCGTGCACGTGGACGACGCCGACGTCGCCGCCGCCCTGCGCGGCAACGGGTTCGTCGTCACCGACACCTCGGCGGCCGCACCGCCCGCGCGACCGGCGGGCCCGCCGGTCGTCCGGTACGCCCCGGGCCAGGAGGAGAACGCGGCGACCGTCGCGGCCGCGCTGCCCGGCGCCCGCCTGCGGAGCGACCCGGAGCTCGACGGGTTCGTCGAGGTCGCCGTCGGCTCCCGGCCCGTCCAGGTCAAGGCCGTCACCTTCGACCGCAACGTGGCCGACGGCGCCCCCGTCACCGCCGAGCGGCTCCGCTGCGCCGAAGCCCCGGTGGCGGCGGGGGCCGCGCGGCCGGGGAGCGCCGTACCGCCGTCCGGGCGACGATGA